CCTTGAAGTAAATGAAGTCGAGCTAATCGCTCCCGGCGTCGGGATTCAGGTCTTCGGACTCAACAACATGTCAAGCAGTCGCGATGGCAGTAGCTATGCAGCCCCGCATGTCGTTGGCACTACTGCGCTGTTGCATCAATACGCGAATTTGGAACTCGCACGCCCAGGGACTACTTGGGATAGCACCGCCGCGCATCGACACGAAGTGATGAAAGCTGTGCTATTGAACTCGGCAGACAAGCTCGCTGGCGTCAACGGATCGACTCGTACCGTTGTCGACTTTGCAGGTTTTTCGTGGGAGGATTCGATAGCAAAAGACGACCCTCAAACCCCTCTAGACCCGTATTTCGGCGCAGGTCACTTGAATGCTAAGCGGGCGGTGCAACAGTTCAGCGCGGGGCAGCAGAGTGCGTCGATCGCGCCACTGGGATGGGCGTACAATGAGACGGCCGGGTTGGGTACTTTTCACACATACACCTTCAGCGAAACACTATCAGGCGACGTGTCCATAACGCTGGCCTGGGACGCATTTGTCGACAAGGCCGGCCCTAGCGAGTCGATTTATGGCACGGGCGACATTTTCTTTGGGGCAATGACCGATAATCTTGAACTCTACCTCCTGCCAGTTGGGTGGACATCGTTGGCGCAGGCAGTGGGTGAGTCCTCCAGCCCCGTTTCAAACGTCGAACACATCTTCGTTCAAGACATTCCTAGCGGCGACTACGAAATCCTCGTCCATCAAGTCGACGGGAACGATCGAAAGTACGGACTGGCTTGGTGGTTTGGAGACGGCCCCGTCGATGTTCCAGGCGACTTTGATAAGGATGGCGACGTTGACCAGGATGATTTAGGCGAGTGGAAGTCTGGCTTCGGCACAACCTACGACGGGGCCGACTTCCTTGACTGGCAGCGGAACTACGGGACCACGTCCGTTGCCAGCGTACCGGAGCCGTCCACGCTAATACTCAGCGTGCTAGGCCTCGCTGCTCTTTGCCGGCGACGGTCCTCTAACAGCATGGCTAGCTAGCGTGTCAGGCTAGGCCGGATAAATATGACTTACTTATCCACAATTGATTAAAAAACCGCGATTTTCGTCTGGATAGGGCTGCAAGTGGCGTGCCAAAAAGGTCCCCGCTTCAGTCCCAAAATTTGACCCAGCCGTCCATTATTCCCCGGCTCGGCCCGTCGCTCGCCGCTTTCCTCAGAACTTAAGCGAGGATACACGGTCCAGGTCCACACCTAGACCTTGCAAGTAGATACTTGTCGTCGCGATGCGAGCATGCCCTAGCTGGCGGCTGACCAGGGATACATCCTTGGTTTCATCGAACACCTGACAGGCATGGCCGTGCCTGAAGGCATGAGCATGCGTCTCCACGCCGGCACGCTCACCGAGCGTCTTCAAGAGCCGTCTGACGTGGCTAGTGGCCAAGCGCTCGCCCGTTCTGGTAGCGAAGATGAAGTCATCGCCGCTAGCGCCACGCTTGGCCAGCCATAGCTCCCAATGCCCGTAGCTGGTCGCTAGCGCGATCGTACGGGACTTCCGCCCCTTACCGCAGCGAACCGTCAGCCGGTCGCTTTCCACGTCGCTTGCTCGCAGGTCGAGGGCTTCAGCACACCGCAGCCCGCTGTGGAAGAGCAGGTCGAGCAACGCCCGATCTCGCACCGCCGTGGGCTTAGTGGCTCGAATCAGGGCCTTCACTTCGTTCGGGGTGATTGTCTTCATTGTTACGGGTCCGATCAAAGTAGTAACAAAATGTCCGGTTATTCAAGCATATACGCGCCGGTTCCGAGTCGACGCCGGAAAGCGTAACAAAAAAGGAGATTTGATTGGCCAATATTAACGGTTCTGCGCCCTCGCACAGAGTCTGGGAATTCCGCTCGGAGTCCGCCACCTGGATCGCGTGGTCATCCGGCTACGATCCGCCGCAACCTGCCGCCGGCTCCGCGGCCGCGATCGCGATGGCAGACCTGAAGGTCTGCCACGAGTTGGCCCCGTCGAGCATGCTCGACCGGACCGCGGCAATTGCCCTCGCCCGGCTGCTGCGGGCCATTCGACGCGGTGAGGGCTTGGAGGTCCTCGCCGGCAGGGCGTACGCGGGCGCGGGTCCACACCCGCGGGCGTGCTTGGGGTTCCGATCGATCCGGGCGGCGGCGGCGGCGACGGGTTTGAGTCGCCGCCAAATATGCCGATTGTGCGGATTCCCCGGTTACAGCGGTCGAAATGGCCGCAAAATCGGACCAGACTGCCAAAATGGCACGCCCTGAACAAAATCGTCAACCGCGCGAGGCAGAGTGCGCACATTGTGAATTTCTTCACACTCTCGCCGCGTCAAATGTACTATTTGGGTCTTTTTTTAGATTTAGATGCCGCTAGAACGGCATCCCGAGCGTATTACATATAGCCAAAATAGAGACTTTTCTGACCGGGTCCTATATGTGCTTTTCTCGCCGAAATTTCTGGCCACTGCGGCGTCCCGTGCGAATTACCAGTATCGCCTCACCCTGGAGAACCACGTTGCTGACCTCTACCGACCCACTCACACTGCTACGATCCGTCGCCGCCTGTCCGTGCAAGGCTAACAAGAGGGCGTTGCTGCGATCAATCGAGTCCAATTGGCTACCAGCAACTGCCAGCCGTTTCCGCGTCAAGGCGGCGTCGCCTCTGAGTGTGGAGGAACTGGTCCAGGCCTCAATGGTCGATGTTTATCGAGCCGTCTATAGACTCCTGGGGAAGCCCTACGCGAAGCCCGCTCATTTCAGGGCTGATATCGGCCAGATCGCCATTAAGGCGATGACGCGAGCCGCAGACGACCAGCGACCTAGCGGCATCGGAGTCACCGCCGGCGCTCGTTATCAGCGGCGACGGCGGGGCACGGCGGAGACTCGGTCGAGCGATCCGACGACGGAGAGACTCTCCGCCAACTACTCGCCGCGGAGACTGTCGCGAGGCCGGACGGACGCGGAGCATGATTTTCTCGACTGGTTCTGGGTGGCGGTCGACGATCAAGTCGCCGACTGGCTGGAATGGGAGGCTATCCTCCTCATAGCCGCCGAACCGGCATTCGGCGTCGGCGAATGGGGGAGGCCGAACGTCGCCGCGGTCGCTCGATATCTGGGCGTCGAGCCCGCTTTTCTCCGCGAGCGACTGAAAAGACTCGGCCAGCGGGTCGCGGCGGCATGCGACAACCCAGTACGCAAAAAAATCTTGGAAAAGTTGCTGGATTTCTGACCACTTTTCGGGGAAGTGTCAGAAGGACATAGGTAGGAGAAGGTCTGTCTCCACTCATCGCGACGCCGCTTGAATTGGCCGACTTGATCCCACCCGATGTTGGTCGCTCAACGGCCAATAAGGACGTACATCGCCGATTAACGCGGCGAAAACAACACATGCGCACATAAGACACATCCAGACAACCCTGCGCTGAAAAACGACGTTTTTACCCGTAGGACCCTCTGCATGTGCGTCATGTGCGCATGTGTCGTTTACGACGCGGCAACAACTCAAACTGGCACTCAGGTAGCTCCCGAGTCGCCTCCTACCTGCCATCGTGCATCGCACCCGCGGTGGCAGGTCTTTTCTACTTCTCCTGGGTGCGATGAGGTGCGTTTTGTCAGAGATACTTGATCCCTGCGTGGCCGTTGAAGCCTCGCAGGCGCGGGAGATTCTCCCGCTGCTGCCGCCCGAGTCGGCTAGCGTCTACTCGACATGGCGGTCAGTCGCCGCCGGCCTTAAGGGCATCGGCGACCCGACCTTATACAAAGACTTCTACGACTGGTCGCGGCAGGCGGCCAACTTCGGCGGCTGCCGCGAACTTTGGGACGGTCTCACCGGCACCGGCCTCGCCGGCCTCCTGAAGGTCGCCGAACAGTTCGGCGTCCGTCCGCAGAGCACAGGTCGCAAACCCTGTCTCCGCCTGACTCCCGAGCTGGATACCGTCATTCCCGCTTTGGAGGCGATCGCAGCCAAAGCTGACGGGGTCTACCAGCGTGGCGGTCTTGTCGCTCTAAGTCGGGACGTTGACCCGCCGGCCAACTCAATCGTCGCGAGCACGTCGACTAAAACAATCACGCTACGCTCGCAGGCGTTGCCGGAGCGGCTCGCGCAAATCGCCAACTTCGAGAAGTGGTCTGCGCAAAAAAGGGACTGGATACGATGTTCGGTCAGCCAAGACTTGGCGAATCAACTCGTCGCGCGCGGCTACTGGCCGAACGTCCCGAAGCTCAGCGGCATCGTCCCGTCAGCAGTGCTGCTGCCGGATGGCTCGATCCTCACGACTCCCGGCTACGATAAGGAGTCCGGCCTCTATCTTGACAGCCAAGACAAATACCCGGCGATGCCGTCCGTTGCGGACGCGGTCGACTTGATCAACAGCGTCGTTGTCGACTTCCCATTTGAATCGCCGTGCCATCAAGCGGCATGGGTCGCGATGCTACTGAGTCTGTTCGGTCAGTATGCCTGCGGTGGCAACGCCCCGCTGTTCCTGATCGATGCGAACGTCTGCGGCTGCGGCAAAGGATTGCTGGTAGATGCCGCACTCGGAATCTACGACTCGCATACCGCTGGCAAGGTGGGCGCGCCGACGAACGACGACGAATGGCGCAAACTTATCAGCACGATCGCAGCACAGTCGTGGTCATACGCAGTCTTTGACAATGTCGTAGGCCGCTTCGGCGGGTCTTCCTTCGAGCGCGCGTTGACGACGACTCGTTGGCAGGATCGTCGACTCGGCCTCAACGAGGACATCGACATGCCCCTGCACGTCATTTGGGTCGCGACCGGCAATAACTGCCACCTCGCGTCCAAAGATATGGCGCGCCGCACGGTCCATATCCGCCTTGAGTCGCCGCTAGAAAATCCACAGCTTCGCACGACGTTCGTCCACTCGAACCTGCTCAAGTACGTCCGCGAGAATCGCACGACTTTGGCGATGGCCGCGCTGGCGATCCTCAAAGGTTACGTCGACGCCGGCAAGCCGAATCAACTGCCCGACATCGGCTCATTCGCCGAATGGTCTGGGCTCGTTCGCTCCGCCGTCGTTTGGGCGGGGTGGACCGATCCTTGCGTGTCGAGCGCGCGGCTCATCGAAGACGATGAGGGTACGCAGCTCCTACGCGAGCTGCTCAACGCCTGGCCGGGACCATCCACGTCGGCGGAAGCGGTTAGCTTAGCCGCCGAAGACGCCAAGCTGCGACTAGCAATCGAGTCCGTCACCGGTGGCAGATACAACAGTCAAGCGCTTGGGGTCTTCCTCCGAAGCGTGAAGAAAACAGTCGTCGACGACAAGCGCTTTGTTCCCGCGCCTGGGCGTCGATGGCAAGTGGAGAAAATATGAACAAATACAAACCCCTGACCGACGAACAACATGTCGCTTTCGCGACCATGCTCAGAAAGGCTTGGCAAACCTTAGCAGGCAGCCACCTGCCGCTCGCGCCATTGACCGACGCCAAGCTCCGCCTGCAAGACAAGCTTGTCTTGTTGGCTGGTAAGCTTGCCAACGAGTCCGGCCACCATGTCCTCTACGACATCAGCTTCCCAGTGCCATCACGTCCAGTTTTGACGATCGAAGATCATCGGCAACTCGGCGAAAGCCTCTACTTTGCCCGCAACTCACTCTTCCGGCTTCTGAACTGCTACCCGAAGCAGAACACCATCACCCGGCGATTGAGTTCGCTCATCGACGGTTTTGATCGGCTGCGTTGCAAGCTCGATAGCTACGTCGCCGGCAAATGGCCCGGGGAGTTCGATCCGAGCATTTACTACCCGGCGGCGAGGCTGGCAGCGTGAAAACAGTAGTCATTACCTACCATCCCAGCTCCAACACCTTCGACTTTGTCGCCGATCGTCCTTACCTTCACGCCGACCATTATCACGCCAGACTCTGGCTCCGTGGCGACGGCCTCCCACGCCGCCGCATCCGCGAGCTGTTGCAAATCGCGTTCGTGCTCGGCCATCTCGGCGAAAGTCTAATCATCAAGTAAACGCGAAGATCGCATCCTTCGCGGGCCGCCGTCGCCTAGCTAGACGGCGGCGGCCATTTTGTAAACGCGGGTGTTTGGTCACCCCGCGGGCAGCGCCCCTGAGCATTACCCTCAAGGAACTGGGGCGCTGCTACTTTTCACGTTCGCTCCCTCGCGCGGGTATTGCGAGGTCGAGGCGATCAGGCGGCGGCACGCTCGCATCGCGTGTCGTCGCCGCTTTAATTCTTGCTCCGTGCTCGCGGGGTCGAGCACGTCGAGCACAGCCGCTGGCGCGCGGCTAAGAACGGCGCGTCAGCGGCACTCTTTAACAAATGGAGGTCGCATTGCGACACAACAACAACCTAGTCGAGTTAAACGGCGGTTCAGCGTGGAAAAACACGGCTACCGGTATCGAGTATCCATTTAGCCCGTCAACCCGCCGAATTCAGTTTTTACTCTGCCGCGCGGGCTTAGCTCCGCTGCCGCGAGGTTATCGAGTCGACACCACTTTTCGAGTGAAGGGCCCGAACGGCAACTCAATCGAGATTCTGTACGACCAGCATCCGGCACTGATGAAAACGTCGATGGAATTTTTATACAGCCGCGAAGCGTCTGCCCAAACACCAAAGGAAGCAAATGACACAACTATTACTTGACGCAGGACTCCTCTTTAAGGACGGAGCGATCGTTTACGACTTCCAGAAGTCCCGAGGGGACTTCGTCCAGTTGAGATGGAGGGACACACCCGAGAACCGCCAGAAGCTGGAGGCATTCATCGCCGAACGCGGTCTTGGCCCCTCAGACTTTCGGTTTCCGCGGGAACATCGTGAGGATCGCAGCCTTCGTCAACGAATAGAAGAGGATGGCTTGACGACTGTTAGCGACAGTACGCCCCGCAACCGCGCCGACGACATTCGGTCCGCCGTCCACGAGTACGAGGCATCCCGGGGGCGCGAGACGTGGAAAGAGAAGACGCTTCGTGAAGCCGACGAAGCCGAGGCGGCGGCAGAAGCCGCGCTGTCAGAAGCGGAACGCTATGCGAAACGAGCTGACCAGATTGAGCATGCAACGTGGGGCTATCTCCAGCTCGCGTTCTCTGACTGTCCGCAGAGCGAGATGGCCGCTGCACAACGTCGCCTTCAAGTCGCTCGCGAAGGCACCCCGAAAGAATACGCAGCCGCCGATGCCGAGTATCGCGCGAAAGTCAAAGCCAATGCCGAGTTGGCGAAGGCCAATCTTGAGGGGCAGTTAGCTCAGCAAAAGGAAGCCTACGAAAAACAAATTCAGTCAGTCGAGTCGACTGCTTGGGTCGACGCCACACCAACACCCCAACAGGAGCCCTAATGCACCCGTTCAAAATTTTCATCGACGGTGACCTCGTCTCTGCCGTCTCTGACACTGCCATCCTCTTTACCCGCATCCCCACGGCCGAGGCAGTCGAGCGACTCAGCAAGCACATCTCGATTGCTGAGGTCGACGACCTGTTCGCAAACTATGACGGCGGGACCGAATTCCGCCGTATCTACTTCCAGCTTAAGAAAGGCACCTAATGTACAACGTCCACTACGTCAGCCAACACAATCTACCGACCCCCGGCTACACCTGTCAGGTGACTGGCACCGTCTACACCACTCAGGAAGAGGTCGAGGCCGCCCAAAAGCTCTTATTCGAGTCGCAAGACACCGTCAACGGCGTCTGGACTCCCCGGCTCCAGTTGTCGCTGGTCGATCGTAAGGCTTTATATGAGGCCTCGCAAGAGTGATCCTCACCTACCAATCAGTCGACCAGCTCTGGACCGTCTGCCACTCAGAGCAAATCTTCTGCCACCGGGCGACCAAACCTCAAGCCCTGGCCGCCGTGGTGGCGGCATTCCCAGAGCTGCCATTGGCCGACATTGAAGCGGCCTTTGAGAATCCTGCCGATCCTCAAACATTCCGAGCCACGCTCCAGGCTGCCACGCAATCAACGCTGGCGGCAGTCGAGGATGCGACGGAGCAATTGAGCGAATCGGCTGAGCTGGCTCGTATCAAGGCGCTAGTGACTCTCACCCACGCCGCCGTCAGCGACATGACGGCGGCAATCGAGCGAGAGAACGACACCCGCGCCGCGGAAACCAAAGTCAACGCCGAGCGGCTCGCCGCCTTCAAGGCGGAGCAAGCAAAACAGGCAGCGGCAGCCGAGCAGAAGCGGCTGGCTGTCATTGCTCAGCAACAGCGCAAAGCGGCTGAAGCGGACAAAGCCCGGGACTTGAAAGCAGGTCGATTGCGAGATGGGACGGTGGAAGTGACAGAAAATCATTTCACGACAATCGACGGCAACGTGCGGAAGGTCCGGCGAGTGGTGGCTCGCTATGCTGCGGGCGAGACCCTTCCACCTGGCGTGGAGGCGATGCTGTGAAAAGACGTTTTCGGTTCGTCGGCGAATACCGAGACGGCATGCCACTTACCATTGGCGACATTTACAAGCGCGACGGCGTCGCCTGGATCGTCACCGCGGGTGGGCCCCGGCCCGCTGCCGTCGCGCCAGACCCAAGCGACAGAGGTCCTATTGGGCCGGCTGGAGCTGATGGCCGAGACGGAGCCCCTGGGCCTGCCGGCATCGACGGCGTTGGCTGGCGGTTCAAGGGAGCTTGGCGGAGCAACGCCGAGTACGTCCCCAACGACGTGGTGAGTTTCGAGGGAGAGACCTGGCTGGTGGTGAAGGCCGTCACCAAGTCGAGGCCTGATGCGAGCAGGTCTTTTTCGCTGGTCGCCCGCGCGGGTCGAGACGGCAAGGACGGGAGCAACTCGCATTCAACGACTCGCATCGTTCGCGAGAACACCTCGTCAAGCGATATCGAATTGGCGTTCTTGGAAGACGTTCACGCGGGTCAGCCCGTGTACCTGGAGGAAAACGATTCTTGTGGCGTGACGAACACCCTCAGTCATTGGCGCTCGAAAACGCTAATCGGGTTCGCGGTCAATGATACCATCGGCGGCTCGCGAGGCCTTGTACGCACGGCAGGCTTGATCGTCGTACCTCAGACCCTCTCGCCGGGCTGGAACTACTTCCTAAGCGGCCGCGGCGGACTCTGTACATCGGGCGAAGGTGTCTCCGTCGTCGTCCACGCAGGCGTGGCGGTCCGCAGCGATACGTTGTTGATCCGGCCGGAAGTCTTGCACTATACCCGCGATGTGCTTACGGCCAATGGTAGCGGTCCGAAGGGGGCTCCCGTCTACTTAAGTGGTCCCGACTCCGTCGATTTGGCGAGCATGCCAAACGATTGGCAAGTGGTCGGTGTCCTCACCGAGGAAGCAAGCGGAACGGCGACCTTCGCCGCGATTGCCGATGTTGTGCAATCTGACTGGTCAGCCGTGCTTGAGGATGAGTCGACGACGTTGACACCCAACCAAAGATATTACTTGAGCGAGACGCCTGGACGCATCGCCACAGACAGCGAAGGGCGGAAATTTATTGGCATCGCGAAGTCAACCACTAAGCTCGCCTTCGGTAGCGAAGGTAACGAAAGGAACATTGTAGGATGAGCAAAGAACAAGCAGCCGCGGCGCTCGCGGCCAGTGAGGCACTTTTGGCACAGGGACTCGCTGCATACTGCCGCGCAGTAATTCAGACCCGAGACTATGATTTAATCGAGCGTTTGAAGAAAAGGTTCAAAGACCCTGCCACGGTCACGAAGATGGAAGACTTGTTGAATGAGTCCTGACCTAGTCGCGCAGGGAGATTTGAGCGAGGAAATCGCCATCCTAAGACGGCTCGTTCTCGCCAGTGAGGGGAACCCCAGTCTTCAGAGGGCCCTCATTGACACTCTCAGCAAGGTGGCGTTGAACCAAGATCGTAGAAACCTCTTTTACTCGTCTGTAATCGGCCGAGAGACGGCCTTGGGGT
This sequence is a window from Lacipirellula parvula. Protein-coding genes within it:
- a CDS encoding collagen-like triple helix repeat-containing protein; amino-acid sequence: MPLTIGDIYKRDGVAWIVTAGGPRPAAVAPDPSDRGPIGPAGADGRDGAPGPAGIDGVGWRFKGAWRSNAEYVPNDVVSFEGETWLVVKAVTKSRPDASRSFSLVARAGRDGKDGSNSHSTTRIVRENTSSSDIELAFLEDVHAGQPVYLEENDSCGVTNTLSHWRSKTLIGFAVNDTIGGSRGLVRTAGLIVVPQTLSPGWNYFLSGRGGLCTSGEGVSVVVHAGVAVRSDTLLIRPEVLHYTRDVLTANGSGPKGAPVYLSGPDSVDLASMPNDWQVVGVLTEEASGTATFAAIADVVQSDWSAVLEDESTTLTPNQRYYLSETPGRIATDSEGRKFIGIAKSTTKLAFGSEGNERNIVG
- a CDS encoding tyrosine-type recombinase/integrase, which encodes MKTITPNEVKALIRATKPTAVRDRALLDLLFHSGLRCAEALDLRASDVESDRLTVRCGKGRKSRTIALATSYGHWELWLAKRGASGDDFIFATRTGERLATSHVRRLLKTLGERAGVETHAHAFRHGHACQVFDETKDVSLVSRQLGHARIATTSIYLQGLGVDLDRVSSLKF
- a CDS encoding S8 family serine peptidase, whose translation is MKYILLVLLLPTAAFGSELSIGPIGINSAGLRGPGNEPLNGAGVKIGLTEFLRPADPDVDSASGLPNSTVNPTQVTLQRAAPTPGDIGPLPIPPNFDIYSHSTYVASVMIGTNGGVSQGAELYADGFITDDYDDQLLSQQFIARVGLGTEHPMRVINASWGNDVEQPSATQLSNGFDWIASRYDVLNVMALNDEEAPDADVPGTSLNGITVAASQRVDGTGDYRQQVNGDVDYNLEVNEVELIAPGVGIQVFGLNNMSSSRDGSSYAAPHVVGTTALLHQYANLELARPGTTWDSTAAHRHEVMKAVLLNSADKLAGVNGSTRTVVDFAGFSWEDSIAKDDPQTPLDPYFGAGHLNAKRAVQQFSAGQQSASIAPLGWAYNETAGLGTFHTYTFSETLSGDVSITLAWDAFVDKAGPSESIYGTGDIFFGAMTDNLELYLLPVGWTSLAQAVGESSSPVSNVEHIFVQDIPSGDYEILVHQVDGNDRKYGLAWWFGDGPVDVPGDFDKDGDVDQDDLGEWKSGFGTTYDGADFLDWQRNYGTTSVASVPEPSTLILSVLGLAALCRRRSSNSMAS
- a CDS encoding PriCT-2 domain-containing protein; translated protein: MAVEASQAREILPLLPPESASVYSTWRSVAAGLKGIGDPTLYKDFYDWSRQAANFGGCRELWDGLTGTGLAGLLKVAEQFGVRPQSTGRKPCLRLTPELDTVIPALEAIAAKADGVYQRGGLVALSRDVDPPANSIVASTSTKTITLRSQALPERLAQIANFEKWSAQKRDWIRCSVSQDLANQLVARGYWPNVPKLSGIVPSAVLLPDGSILTTPGYDKESGLYLDSQDKYPAMPSVADAVDLINSVVVDFPFESPCHQAAWVAMLLSLFGQYACGGNAPLFLIDANVCGCGKGLLVDAALGIYDSHTAGKVGAPTNDDEWRKLISTIAAQSWSYAVFDNVVGRFGGSSFERALTTTRWQDRRLGLNEDIDMPLHVIWVATGNNCHLASKDMARRTVHIRLESPLENPQLRTTFVHSNLLKYVRENRTTLAMAALAILKGYVDAGKPNQLPDIGSFAEWSGLVRSAVVWAGWTDPCVSSARLIEDDEGTQLLRELLNAWPGPSTSAEAVSLAAEDAKLRLAIESVTGGRYNSQALGVFLRSVKKTVVDDKRFVPAPGRRWQVEKI